The following proteins are encoded in a genomic region of Herminiimonas arsenicoxydans:
- a CDS encoding Conserved hypothetical protein (Evidence 4 : Homologs of previously reported genes of unknown function) has translation MIKGLAITPPVIGRISIGKVVEKNGKRLPEKDDQFTITSQVQNRDGWVNHPLDEALRKSSGNDKLRSIPIRFLFNEADLNLRAEYSLFDRQSGRPLCVGNGETCKRYTATGMQALPCPSPDGCELAKGGACKPYGRLNVMIGDAEEMGTFIFRTTGFNSIRTLAARLSYYQAASGNLLACLPLELRLRGKSTTLSHRSAIYYVDITVREGLTIEEAFAQARQLNERRQSNGYEQAALDVVARKGFGNGAFEDSEEETSEIIEEFFTETDASAGGISTKPCTEEKVGLREKLNAKVGNVDLTTK, from the coding sequence ATGATCAAAGGACTCGCCATTACCCCACCCGTCATCGGACGGATCTCTATCGGCAAGGTCGTGGAGAAGAACGGCAAACGTCTCCCAGAAAAAGATGACCAGTTCACTATTACGTCACAGGTACAGAACCGTGATGGCTGGGTCAATCATCCCTTGGATGAAGCGCTGCGCAAGTCGTCTGGCAACGACAAGCTGCGCTCGATTCCGATTCGCTTTCTGTTCAATGAAGCGGATTTAAATCTACGTGCCGAGTACAGCCTATTCGATCGTCAAAGTGGCCGACCACTATGTGTCGGCAACGGTGAGACATGCAAGCGTTACACGGCCACCGGCATGCAGGCACTGCCCTGCCCTTCACCAGATGGCTGCGAGCTTGCCAAAGGCGGAGCTTGCAAACCGTATGGTCGTCTGAACGTGATGATTGGTGATGCCGAAGAAATGGGAACGTTCATTTTTAGAACGACTGGTTTCAACAGTATTCGTACTCTGGCAGCGAGACTCAGCTATTACCAGGCAGCGTCCGGCAACCTGCTGGCATGTCTGCCGCTGGAGTTGCGGCTGCGCGGCAAGAGTACGACTCTCAGTCACCGTTCGGCCATTTACTACGTGGATATCACTGTCAGAGAAGGACTGACGATAGAAGAGGCGTTTGCACAAGCCAGACAGCTCAATGAACGTCGTCAATCTAACGGCTATGAGCAAGCTGCATTGGATGTGGTCGCTAGAAAAGGATTCGGGAACGGCGCCTTCGAAGATTCGGAAGAAGAAACGTCGGAGATCATTGAAGAATTTTTTACTGAAACCGACGCGAGCGCTGGAGGCATTTCAACGAAACCCTGCACGGAAGAAAAAGTTGGATTGCGTGAAAAGCTCAATGCAAAGGTGGGGAATGTTGATTTAACTACGAAGTGA
- a CDS encoding Conserved hypothetical protein; putative membrane protein (Evidence 4 : Homologs of previously reported genes of unknown function) codes for MEKNEPNIHSSLIKTIHGKELRSALTCPRCLSNRIDIKNYGKKTGGAVGTVAGAAAGVSSAIAGAEVGATVGMLAGPIGIGIGSIAGAIIGGLLGGAAGCATGATLGEVIDETVLDKYHCSDCGYNFSKPIETV; via the coding sequence ATGGAAAAAAATGAACCTAATATACACAGCAGTCTTATCAAAACGATTCACGGCAAAGAACTTAGGAGTGCACTCACCTGCCCAAGATGCTTATCTAACCGCATCGATATCAAGAACTACGGCAAGAAGACAGGTGGCGCCGTCGGCACCGTAGCTGGCGCTGCAGCCGGCGTAAGCAGTGCAATCGCAGGTGCTGAGGTCGGTGCAACCGTTGGGATGCTTGCCGGGCCAATTGGCATCGGCATTGGCAGCATTGCTGGCGCTATTATCGGTGGCCTATTAGGCGGTGCAGCAGGATGCGCTACCGGTGCCACGCTCGGTGAAGTCATCGATGAGACTGTCTTGGATAAATATCACTGCAGTGATTGTGGGTACAACTTCAGCAAGCCCATAGAAACCGTCTGA
- a CDS encoding Conserved hypothetical protein (Evidence 4 : Homologs of previously reported genes of unknown function), translating to MAHLLQSMAYVGATPWHGLGNQLTAKQPIEVWQKEAGMDWDIREAPVRFMTESAGNLGAIMSFPENKVLFRSDTNEPLSVVGQRYQVVQPREILEFYRDLTEISGFELETAGVLKGGRKIWALARTGQSSTIKGNDVTNGYVLLATACDGTLATTAQFTSIRVVCNNTLAIALSGSNGAVKVPHSTAFDPQAVKQQLGISVSTWDTFMYRMKGLSERKVKSKEVQNYYLRVFADQSKTASGHTNERAMTKAMAMFDGHGKGAELASSKGTALGLLNSVTEFIDHERRARSTDHRLESAWFGQGAHMKQKALDQALLMIA from the coding sequence ATGGCACACCTACTACAAAGCATGGCCTATGTCGGCGCAACACCTTGGCATGGTCTGGGCAATCAACTCACGGCCAAACAACCAATCGAAGTCTGGCAAAAAGAAGCCGGCATGGACTGGGACATACGTGAAGCACCCGTACGCTTCATGACAGAAAGCGCTGGCAATCTCGGTGCCATCATGTCCTTCCCCGAGAACAAGGTTCTGTTCCGCTCGGATACCAATGAACCACTCTCGGTCGTCGGCCAACGCTATCAAGTCGTACAACCCCGAGAGATTCTGGAGTTTTATCGCGACCTGACTGAAATCTCCGGCTTTGAGCTGGAAACGGCAGGCGTCTTAAAAGGCGGTCGCAAGATCTGGGCACTGGCTCGCACCGGGCAGTCATCCACCATCAAGGGCAACGATGTGACGAATGGCTACGTCCTGCTGGCCACCGCTTGCGACGGCACGCTGGCGACTACCGCACAGTTCACGTCGATTCGGGTCGTGTGCAACAACACACTGGCAATAGCACTCTCCGGTAGCAATGGTGCAGTCAAAGTCCCGCACAGCACCGCCTTCGATCCACAGGCAGTCAAGCAGCAGCTCGGCATTTCCGTATCCACCTGGGATACCTTCATGTATCGCATGAAAGGATTGAGTGAACGGAAGGTGAAATCAAAAGAAGTACAGAACTACTACCTACGGGTCTTTGCCGACCAAAGTAAAACTGCCTCTGGCCACACCAACGAACGCGCCATGACGAAAGCCATGGCGATGTTCGATGGGCACGGCAAAGGGGCAGAACTGGCTTCTTCCAAGGGAACGGCATTGGGCTTGCTGAATTCAGTGACCGAGTTTATCGATCATGAACGACGTGCGCGCAGTACCGATCATCGACTGGAGTCAGCCTGGTTCGGCCAGGGAGCCCATATGAAACAAAAGGCACTCGATCAGGCTTTGCTGATGATTGCCTAG
- a CDS encoding Conserved hypothetical protein, putative phage-related (Evidence 4 : Homologs of previously reported genes of unknown function), translating into MNHPAIAPKRKPPALRLVSTKELSRDHWLEVRKGGIGSSDAAAAVGLNPYQSQLELWMIKTGRDGGLPKIDPNDGTSPMYWGTLLEPIVAAHYTRRTGNRVRKINAVLQHPDPDKAWMLANIDREVVGASDVQILECKTAGEFGARLWRDGVPEYVVCQVQHQLAVTGKASADVCVLVCGQEIRVHRIDRDDVLIAGLIELERRFWQYVESDTPPPADGSASADTALRCLYPTDAGQKIDLTNDRDFSSTFADLVLVREEIAQRQLLESQLKQKIQQRMSDASNAIFETGSVSWKRSKDSLALDMTALLLDQPDLPTRYPITKPGSRRFLVTT; encoded by the coding sequence ATGAACCATCCTGCGATTGCACCTAAAAGGAAACCACCAGCATTACGGCTGGTATCAACAAAGGAATTGAGCCGCGACCATTGGCTCGAAGTACGTAAGGGTGGCATTGGCAGTAGCGATGCTGCTGCAGCCGTTGGCCTGAATCCGTACCAGTCCCAATTGGAACTGTGGATGATCAAGACGGGTCGGGATGGCGGTTTGCCTAAGATTGATCCGAACGATGGAACCAGTCCAATGTATTGGGGCACGCTGCTAGAACCGATAGTCGCAGCACACTACACCCGTCGTACCGGTAATCGGGTACGCAAGATCAATGCAGTACTGCAGCATCCTGATCCAGATAAGGCATGGATGCTGGCGAATATCGATCGTGAAGTAGTGGGCGCTTCGGACGTCCAGATCCTTGAATGCAAAACCGCTGGTGAATTCGGTGCCCGTCTATGGCGTGATGGTGTGCCTGAATATGTAGTCTGTCAGGTGCAGCATCAATTGGCAGTCACCGGCAAAGCCTCTGCTGACGTCTGCGTACTGGTGTGCGGTCAAGAAATCCGGGTGCATCGGATTGACCGGGATGATGTTCTGATTGCCGGGCTCATTGAACTGGAACGTCGCTTCTGGCAGTACGTGGAGTCGGATACACCACCACCGGCAGATGGTTCGGCTTCAGCTGATACCGCATTGCGCTGTCTGTATCCAACTGATGCAGGCCAGAAGATTGATCTGACGAATGACCGTGACTTCTCCAGCACCTTTGCCGATCTGGTACTGGTACGAGAAGAGATCGCTCAGCGCCAGCTACTGGAATCCCAACTGAAACAGAAAATCCAGCAACGCATGAGTGACGCAAGCAATGCCATCTTCGAGACTGGCAGCGTCAGTTGGAAGCGCTCGAAGGATAGCCTGGCCTTGGATATGACCGCACTGCTACTGGACCAGCCAGATCTACCTACCCGTTATCCCATAACCAAGCCAGGCAGTCGCCGCTTCCTCGTCACAACGTAA